From one Paramormyrops kingsleyae isolate MSU_618 chromosome 1, PKINGS_0.4, whole genome shotgun sequence genomic stretch:
- the ptprz1a gene encoding receptor-type tyrosine-protein phosphatase zeta isoform X1: MEMSIKRRYLLFAQLFFICQIADVVHGYFRTQRKFTEDIDWSYAGTLNQKNWAKKYPSCSNAKQSPIDIEEDFIQVKVQFQQLILEGWEQATPDSTTIHNDGKTVAISLNAEYYISGGGLRSRSRVGRIAFHWGRCNASSDGSEHSLNGVKFPLEMQIYCYEAHKFKSLDDALNDGGRITALSVLFETSLTDNENYEAVVEGVSSVSRYGKSSTLRPFHMLGLLPNQTEKYFTYNGSLTTPPCSETVEWIVFRDTVTISESQLEVFCEVMTMQQAGYVMLMDYLQNNFRQQQIQFMGQVYGSYTGTEAVEMATCSSEPQNVQADPYNYTSMLVTWERPRAVYDINIERYSVTYQSLEGGDPPKLEYLTDGDQDVGAIIQDLLADTSYVVQVVAVCINGLRGRVSDQMIVDMPLDDPESDPVPFSDSTESEDDSKPNPSSAPEESSGSTFEWTSLSSVPATTPWDQQGIRHPSFRTTSSSSPKTTTEESSQPWSIQQNVAREFTGPPTPQTSTLGSGIPARDQQPASRGEDDPSIHRTEAVTTLVPPLSHEGVVLGAPPMEHSEGSAGGVASPTPTATIEDSWVSEASPAPESPFIITSVPSLTETPLWPKGQDTQYVSTPAFSDLFSQTTQPGSTGEATLAPLPVSNTLSYLESVTCLHAVTLSRGMLFETLSSLPSVDESLSAVVHASAVLLSADGGGPSLESLSSLPWPSAGTSTWETADIASGADDDALSDLVPVVTGDLLLMPSHTLHLQTLPGSSAAVQLALADSNWDGPHPSGYLSSVAASQTAALSRYDESLQPSAAGFSESVGPADLADSLSVRCSSTSCSMDASVVDGDPGYSLISHYRSSSFSLLPSTVSAPPTRHSFSVDIPDASRSSVSIFPGSSMLGAPSGGGDSDSILPSEFVPSLHASDKVDPSLVPLGHSSVDPYSYMHIFVTAATASAQSSELAFPALSPTVSLDASDVRPSTLPSTRLLSQEGQIDGSASGSAAHEWEMGQSAHPSLLVLITSSMASVVTPYSDGATGHRNGSSTLMDVSMGPSSSTWPLGEESGSGQSVPRSSHDNETSSDSSIPAREVEDTPDPEAINSSRESQVSLLGRGEKDKRTVVPLAVVSSLTILCLMVLLTILIYWRKCFQTAHFYIEDNMSPRVISTPPTPLLTAADDHEPLSLKQFVKHAADLYNTIGFSQEFEILKESYQEIQSCTVDLGITSDHSTHPDNKNKNRYINILAYDHSRVRLSASTDKDGKGGDYINANYVDGFDTPRAYIAAQGPLKSSTEDFWRMVWEQNVGVIVMITNLVEKGRRKCDQYWPLESQEEYGYFLVTLKSTRVQAYCTLRTFTLRNLNVKKGSLKGRGHERTVVQYHYTQWPDMGVPEYTLPVLSFVRKSSQARTADMGPVVVHCSAGVGRTGTYIVLDSMLQQIKERGTVNVLGFLKHIRTQRNYLVQTEEQYVFIHDALVEAILSKETEVFSTHIHSYVSDLLSPRPSSKSQLDKQFKLVTQFDAKGCDYSVALKDGNREKNRNVSLIPVERSRVYLSPVTGETSDYINASYIMGYNQSNEFILTQNPLPSTTKDFWRMVWDHNAQIIVSLPDTQSMAEEEAFYWPNKEQPISCEMFTVTFTGEDHLCLSNEEMLVVQDFILEATQDDYALEVRQYRAPRWPNPDSPISNTFELVNIIREESGSRDGPVVVHDQHGGVTAATFCALTTLSNQLEMENTINVYQVAKMTSLMRPGVFTDVDQYQFLYNAILSLVSTKEDERALQSTENNGTALSSSNAAESLESLV, from the exons GGACTTTAAACCAAAAGAACTGGGCTAAGAAGTACCCATCCTGTAGCAATGCCAAGCAGTCTCCGATCGACATCGAGGAGGACTTCATCCAGGTCAAGGTGCAGTTCCAGCAGCTGATACTGGAGGGCTGGGAGCAGGCGACCCCGGACAGCACCACCATCCACAACGATGGCAAGACTG TGGCCATCAGCCTGAATgctgagtactatatcagtggGGGAGGACTAAGGTCCAGATCCCGCGTGGGCCGGATCGCCTTCCACTGGGGCAGGTGCAACGCCTCGTCTGACGGGTCTGAGCACAGCCTCAATGGTGTCAAGTTCCCCCTGGAG ATGCAGATCTACTGCTACGAAGCGCACAAGTTCAAGTCCTTAGATGATGCCCTGAATGATGGCGGAAGGATCACTGCCCTGTCTGTCCTGTTTGAG ACCAGCCTGACGGATAACGAGAACTATGAGGCGGTGGTTGAGGGGGTGAGCTCTGTGAGCCGATACG GTAAAAGCAGCACCCTGAGGCCGTTCCACATGCTGGGTCTGCTGCCAAACCAGACCGAGAAATACTTCACCTACAATGGCTCTCTGACCACGCCCCCCTGCTCGGAGACTGTGGAGTGGATCGTGTTCAGAGACACCGTGACCATCTCTGAAAGCCAG CTGGAGGTTTTTTGCGAGGTGATGACCATGCAGCAGGCTGGTTACGTCATGCTGATGGACTACCTGCAGAACAACTTCCGCCAGCAGCAGATCCAGTTCATGGGCCAGGTGTATGGCTCCTACACCGGCACAGAAGCGGTGGAAATGGCGA CTTGCAGCTCGGAGCCCCAGAACGTGCAGGCCGACCCGTATAACTACACCAGCATGCTGGTGACGTGGGAGCGCCCCCGCGCCGTGTACGACATCAACATCGAGAGGTACTCTGTCACCTACCAGAGCCTAGAGGGAGGGGACCCGCCCAAACTGGAGTACCTCACCGATGGGGACCAGGATGTG GGGGCCATAATCCAGGATCTGCTGGCCGATACCAGCTACGTGGTACAGGTGGTCGCCGTGTGCATCAACGGGCTGCGCGGCCGCGTCAGTGACCAGATGATCGTGGACATGCCCTTGGATGACCCCG AATCAGATCCAGTCCCCTTCTCAGATTCGACCGAATCAGAGGATGACAGCAAG CCAAACCCATCCAGTGCGCCAGAAGAAAGCTCAGGAAGCACATTTGAATGGACCTCTCTGAGCTCGGTTCCGGCCACCACCCCCTGGGACCAGCAAGGTATCCGGCATCCGAGCTTCAGAACCACGAGCTCCTCGAGCCCAAAGACGACCACGGAGGAGAGCTCTCAGCCATGGTCCATTCAGCAGAACGTAGCGAGGGAGTTTACGGGGCCGCCCACTCCCCAGACGAGCACGTTGGGTTCTGGGATACCAGCGCGGGACCAGCAACCTGCCAGCAGGGGCGAAGATGACCCCAGCATTCACAGGACAGAAGCTGTGACGACACTAGTGCCACCCCTTAGTCACGAGGGCGTCGTTCTGGGCGCCCCTCCCATGGAGCACTCAGAGGGCTCTGCGGGAGGCGTggcaagccccacccccacggCCACTATCGAGGACTCCTGGGTATCTGAGGCCAGCCCTGCCCCTGAATCCCCATTCATTATAACCTCTGTCCCCTCCCTCACTGAGACGCCACTGTGGCCCAAAGGCCAGGACACCCAGTACGTCTCCACCCCAGCCTTCAGTGACCTTTTCTCGCAGACCACGCAGCCAGGGTCCACTGGTGAGGCTACCCTCGCGCCCCTCCCTGTATCTAACACCCTGTCTTACCTCGAGTCAGTCACCTGCTTGCATGCTGTTACTTTGTCAAGAGGGATGTTGTTTGAGACCCTCTCCAGCCTGCCCTCTGTTGATGAGAGCCTGTCTGCTGTTGTGCATGCTTCAGCTGTGTTGCTGTCTGCTGATGGTGGTGGTCCCTCCCTCGAGTCTCTATCCTCTCTCCCATGGCCCTCTGCTGGTACGTCCACCTGGGAGACAGCCGACATTGCCAGTGGTGCTGATGATGATGCACTGTCTGATTTAGTGCCTGTGGTCACGGGTGATCTGTTACTTATGCCTAGTCATACTCTTCACCTTCAAACTTTACCTGGTTCGTCTGCCGCTGTGCAGCTCGCGTTGGCCGATTCTAACTGGGATGGCCCTCATCCATCCGGATATCTCAGCTCTGTCGCCGCCTCACAGACTGCTGCTCTCTCTCGTTATGATGAATCACTCCAGCCGTCGGCTGCCGGGTTTAGTGAGAGTGTTGGGCCTGCTGATCTCGCTGATTCTCTTAGCGTGCGCTGTAGTAGTACTAGCTGCTCCATGGACGCCTCAGTGGTAGATGGGGATCCTGGCTATTCTTTAATCAGCCATTACAGGAGCAGCAGCTTCTCCCTGCTTCCCTCTACCGTTTCCGCGCCTCCCACTCGTCACTCATTCAGTGTCGATATTCCGGACGCTTCCAGATCCTCCGTCTCCATCTTCCCGGGTTCTTCAATGTTGGGTGCGCCCTCTGGTGGCGGCGACTCTGATAGCATCTTGCCTTCAGAATTTGTTCCATCCCTGCATGCCAGTGATAAAGTAGATCCATCTCTTGTTCCCCTAGGTCACTCCTCAGTTGACCCCTACAGTTATATGCACATTTTTGTTACAGCCGCTACAGCTAGTGCTCAGAGCAGCGAATTAGCTTTTCCCGCCCTGTCCCCCACGGTCTCCCTTGATGCCAGCGATGTCCGCCCTTCTACGCTTCCCTCCACCCGCCTGCTCTCTCAGGAGGGACAGATAGATGGAAGTGCTTCAGGGAGTGCAGCTCATGAGTGGGAAATGGGCCAGAGTGCCCACCCAAGTCTCCTTGTGCTTATCACCTCTTCCATGGCCAGTGTGGTAACGCCGTACAGTGACGGTGCCACTGGGCACAGGAATGGGAGCAGTACCCTCATGGATGTCAGTATGGGTCCCAGTTCCAGCACCTGGCCACTGGGCGAAGAGAGCGGCTCTGGTCAGAGCGTTCCCAGAAGCTCCCACGACAATGAAACGTCATCAGACTCCAGTATTCCTGCAAGGGAAGTGGAGGACACTCCAGATCCAG AAGCCATCAACAGCAGCCGTGAGTCCCAGGTGAGCCTGTTGGGACGGGGGGAGAAGGACAAGCGGACCGTGGTTCCCCTGGCTGTGGTGTCCTCGCTCACCATCCTCTGTCTGATGGTGCTACTGACAATCCTCATCTACTGGAG GAAGTGCTTCCAGACGGCTCACTTCTATATTGAGGACAATATGTCCCCCCGGGTTATCTCCACCCCGCCAACGCCCCTGCTGACAGCCGCAG ATGATCATGAACCTCTGTCTTTGAAGCAGTTTGTCAAACATGCAGCAGATCTCTACAACACAATCGGTTTCTCCCAAGAGTTTGAG ATATTGAAAGAGTCTTACCAG GAGATCCAGTCATGCACCGTTGATCTGGGAATCACATCGGACCACTCTACTCATCCAGACAACAAGAACAAGAACCGATACATAAACATCTTAGCCT ATGACCACAGTCGAGTCAGACTCTCAGCCAGCACCGACAAAGACGGCAAAGGCGGAGACTACATTAACGCTAACTATGTTGAC GGCTTCGACACGCCCAGGGCCTACATCGCCGCCCAGGGTCCCCTCAAGTCCAGCACGGAGGATTTCTGGAGGATGGTCTGGGAGCAGAACGTGGGTGTGATTGTCATGATCACCAACTTGGTGGAGAAGGGAAGG AGGAAGTGTGACCAGTACTGGCCGCTGGAGAGCCAGGAGGAATACGGCTATTTTCTTGTGACCTTGAAGAGCACCAGAGTCCAGGCCTACTGCACCCTCCGGACATTCACTCTGAGGAACCTCAATGTCAAGAAG GGTTCACTAAAGGGGCGGGGTCACGAGCGGACTGTGGTGCAGTACCACTACACCCAGTGGCCAGACATGGGCGTCCCGGAATACACACTCCCCGTGCTCAGCTTTGTGCGGAAGTCATCTCAGGCCAGAACTGCTGATATGGGCCCCGTGGTGGTTCACTGCAG TGCCGGTGTGGGCAGAACAGGCACATACATCGTCCTGGACAGCATGTTACAGCAGATCAAGGAGCGTGGAACCGTCAACGTCCTGGGATTCCTCAAGCACATACGGACACAGAGGAACTACCTGGTGCAGACTGAG GAGCAGTACGTGTTCATCCATGATGCTCTGGTAGAGGCCATTCTCAGCAAGGAGACGGAGGTGTTCTCCACCCACATCCACAGCTACGTCAGCGACCTTCTGAGCCCAAGGCCATCCAGCAAGTCTCAGCTGGACAAGCAATTCAAG TTGGTAACGCAGTTCGATGCTAAAGGATGCGACTACTCAGTAGCTCTGAAGGATGGCAATAGAGAGAAGAACAGAAACGTATCTCTCATACCTG TGGAGAGGTCCAGAGTGTATCTGTCTCCAGTGACAGGAGAGACTTCAGACTACATCAATGCCTCTTACATTATG GGCTACAACCAGAGCAATGAGTTCATCCTTACCCAGAACCCACTGCCCAGCACCACCAAGGACTTCTGGAGAATGGTGTGGGATCACAATGCCCAGATCATTGTTTCACTGCCAGACACTCAGAGCATG GCTGAAGAAGAGGCATTTTATTGGCCCAACAAAGAGCAACCAATCAGCTGTGAGATGTTCACAGTCACCTTCACAGGAGAGGATCATTTGTGCCTATCTAATGAGGAGATGCTAGTGGTGCAGGACTTCATCCTTGAAGCCACACAG GATGACTACGCGCTGGAGGTGCGGCAGTACCGTGCGCCGAGGTGGCCCAACCCGGACAGTCCCATCAGTAACACCTTTGAGTTGGTCAACATCATCAGAGAGGAGAGTGGGTCTCGAGACGGccctgtggtagtccatgaccA GCATGGCGGTGTCACTGCTGCGACCTTCTGTGCCTTGACGACTCTGTCAAACCAGCTAGAGATGGAGAACACCATCAATGTCTATCAGGTGGCTAAGATGACCAGCCTCATGAGACCAGGAGTCTTCACTGATGTA GATCAGTACCAATTCCTCTACAATGCAATCCTGAGCCTTGTTAGCACGAAGGAAGATGAGCGAGCGCTTCAGAGTACAGAGAACAACGGGACTGCTCTCAGCTCCAGCAACGCCGCTGAGAGTTTGGAGTCCCTTGTGTAA